From Longimicrobium sp.:
CATGGCGGGCCTTCGCCGATACCAGCGCCGCGTTCAGCGTGGGCGCCGTGGTGCTGCTGGCCGTGGTGACGTACCTGGCGCTTTCGGTGCTGCGGGTGTCCGGCGCCACCGTGCTGCTGCTGGTGTTCCTCTTTTCGCGGCTGGTCCCACGGCTCTCGTACCTGCAGGGGCTTCACCAGATGTTGTCGCGCGAGCTGCCCGCGTGGGAGCGGCTGACGGCGATGGCCGAAGCGCTGGAGGCGGAGCACGAAGACCTGGAGCCGGCGCACGAGCGCGTGGAGCTGGCGCACTCCGTCCGCATCGAGGACGTGTCGTTCGGCTACGAGGCGGCGCGGGGCGATGCGTTGTCGGACGTGGGGCTGCAGATCGAGGCGCGCCGGACGACGGCCGTGGTGGGCCCCTCCGGCTCGGGGAAGACCACCCTGGCCGACCTGGTGATGGGGCTGGTGCGGCCGCGCGCCGGGCGCATTCTGGTCGATGGCCGGACGCTGGACGAGTCGTGGCTGCGCGCGTGGCGCGAAGGGATCGGCTACGTGGCGCAGGACACCGTGCTGTTCAACGACACGGTGCTCGCCAACCTGCGCTGGGCGCGCCCCGACGCCAGCGACGACGAGGTTCGCGAGGCGCTGCGACTGTCGGTGGCGGATGGGTTCGTCGCCGCGCTGCCGGACGGGCTCCACACGGTGGTCGGCGATCGGGGCGTGCGGCTGTCCGGCGGCGAGCGGCAGCGGCTGGCGCTGGCCCGCGCGCTCCTCCGCCGCCCGGCCCTGCTGATCCTGGACGAGGCGACCAGCGCGCTCGACGCGGAGAACGAGCGCCGCATCCGCGAGGCTATCCGCGGGCTGCACGGGCGGATGACCATCCTGATGATCACCCACCGGCTGCCCAGCGTGCGCGACGCCGACGTGATCCACGTGATGGAGGCGGGGCGGCTGGTGGAATCCGGGTCGTTCGCCGAGCTGATGGCGCGCGCCGACGGGCGTTTCCGGCGGCTGTGGGCCAGCCAGAGCGGCGAACTCGATCCCGCCGATCCGCTCGTTCCGTAGAATTCTCCCGCCCCGCTTTTGGATCACGCGGAGGCGCGGAGAACGCGGAGGAACGGCGGAGGCGTCTCATGCAGTTCTCCGCGACCTCCGCGCCTCCGCGTGAGACCCTTCCGTTTTGGATGCCCAGCGTGCCGCATCTTCTCGAGGTACCCATCGACGCCGACGACCAGGCGCAGATCGCCCGGGCGCGGCGGCTGTTCCAGGTGCAGCGCGAAAGCCGCTGGCGCGTTGCGCAGGGCACGGCGCGAGAGCGGATCGCGAAGCTGCGCGGACTGCGCGCGTCCATCATCCGCCACCGCCAGGCACTGTACGACGCCGTCCGGGCGGACTTCCGCAAGAACCCCGCGGAATTCGAGATCACCGAGGTGCAGCTGGTGCTGGCCGAGATCGCCCACGCCACCCGCCACCTGAAGCGGTGGATGAGGCCGCGCCGCGTCCCCACCCCTGCCCTGCTGGCGGGCGGGCGCAGCCGGGTGCGCTACGAGCCGCGCGGCCAGGTGCTGATCCTGGCGCCGTGGAACTACCCCTTCCAGCTGCTGTTCAGCCCGCTCATTGCCGCGGTCGCGGCCGGCAACGTCTGCATCCTGCGCCCGTCGGAGAAGGTGCCTCACACGGCAGCCGCCATGGCGCGCATCATCGTGGACGCCTTTCCCGAAGACGAAGTGGCGATGGTGGCGGGCGGCATCGAGACGGCGGACGCGCTGCTCTCGCTGCCTTTCGACCACTTCTTCTTTACGGGCTCCATCGCCGTGGGACGCAAGGTGATGCGCGCCGCGGCGGAGCACCTGGCGACGGTGACGCTGGAGCTGGGCGGAAAGTCGCCGGCCATCGTGGACCGCTCTGCGGACCTGGCCGTCGCCGCCGAGCGCATCGTGTGGGGCAAATTCGTCAACGCGGGGCAGACGTGCGTCGCGCCCGACTACGTGCTCGTGCACCAGGACGACGCACAGCGCTTCATCGCCGCCGCGCGAGCCGACATCGCGCGCTTCTACGGCGCGACGGACGAGGCGCGCCGGGCCAGCGAGTGCTTCGCGCGGGTGATCGACGGCCCGGCGTTCGAGCGCATCGTCGGCGTGCTGGACCAGACGGTGGCGGGTGGGGCACAGATCGAGGCGGGCGGGCAGCGTGACGCGTCGGAGCGATACCTGGCCCCGACGCTCCTTTCCGGCGTGCAGTGGGACGCGCCGGTGATGCGGGGCGAGATCTTCGGTCCCGTGCTCCCCATCGTGGAGTACGCGTCGCTCGACGAAGCGCTGGCCCGCATCGGCGCCGGGAGCAAGCCGCTGGCGCTGTACGTATTCAGCCGCGACCGGCGCGCCACCGAGCGCGTGCTGCGCGGCACCACGGCGGGCGGCACCATCATCAACCACGTGCTTTGCCACCTGGCCAACCCCGACCTGCCGTTCGGGGGCGTGGGCGAGAGCGGCCAGGGGAGCTATCACGGGTTCGCGGGCTTCCGCGCCTTTTCGCACGAGCGCGCCGTGCTGTCGATGGGGCGCGTGGGGCTCGGCCCGCTCTACTATCCGCCGTACGGTCCGCGGATGCGGCGCATCGCCAACCTGGTGTCGCGCTGGATGGAGCGCCGCTGATGCCGAACCCCATCCACATCCGCCC
This genomic window contains:
- a CDS encoding ABC transporter ATP-binding protein, which codes for MSGSATVRFCRQLARNMPGPAAAAVALALVVAAAEGVSVLVLARLLALAGVAVDGGPAGALARAVDRLLGAAGMSAELGPVLLLFVGVTLVQALARRADSLMAHRMELQSALRLRTRLFQAVAGARWLPLARLRGTDLLTALTGEADRVGAGAGHAATLLAHALMALAYLGFALRVSAPITAVAFGCGAVLLLLLSRLRRTVRAAGESLSTASADLTAAAGEHLGALKVVKSYGAEDRNAALFAGTARRAADAREQAWRAFADTSAAFSVGAVVLLAVVTYLALSVLRVSGATVLLLVFLFSRLVPRLSYLQGLHQMLSRELPAWERLTAMAEALEAEHEDLEPAHERVELAHSVRIEDVSFGYEAARGDALSDVGLQIEARRTTAVVGPSGSGKTTLADLVMGLVRPRAGRILVDGRTLDESWLRAWREGIGYVAQDTVLFNDTVLANLRWARPDASDDEVREALRLSVADGFVAALPDGLHTVVGDRGVRLSGGERQRLALARALLRRPALLILDEATSALDAENERRIREAIRGLHGRMTILMITHRLPSVRDADVIHVMEAGRLVESGSFAELMARADGRFRRLWASQSGELDPADPLVP
- a CDS encoding aldehyde dehydrogenase family protein, coding for MPSVPHLLEVPIDADDQAQIARARRLFQVQRESRWRVAQGTARERIAKLRGLRASIIRHRQALYDAVRADFRKNPAEFEITEVQLVLAEIAHATRHLKRWMRPRRVPTPALLAGGRSRVRYEPRGQVLILAPWNYPFQLLFSPLIAAVAAGNVCILRPSEKVPHTAAAMARIIVDAFPEDEVAMVAGGIETADALLSLPFDHFFFTGSIAVGRKVMRAAAEHLATVTLELGGKSPAIVDRSADLAVAAERIVWGKFVNAGQTCVAPDYVLVHQDDAQRFIAAARADIARFYGATDEARRASECFARVIDGPAFERIVGVLDQTVAGGAQIEAGGQRDASERYLAPTLLSGVQWDAPVMRGEIFGPVLPIVEYASLDEALARIGAGSKPLALYVFSRDRRATERVLRGTTAGGTIINHVLCHLANPDLPFGGVGESGQGSYHGFAGFRAFSHERAVLSMGRVGLGPLYYPPYGPRMRRIANLVSRWMERR